From bacterium:
CGGCGCGGCCGCGCGGCGGCCGGCCGCCGCGCAGGCGCCCGGGGTGCTTCGCATCGCGCGCGGCGCGGACGCGCGGAGTCTCGATCCGCACGTCAACGCGCGCCTCTACGACCGGATGGTCCTGTACACACTGTACGAGCCGCTGCTCGACGCGGACGCGCAGGGCAACTTCTTTCCGGTCCTCGCGAAGTCGTGGGATGTGGGCTCTACGGGCCTCGTGATCACGTTTCATCTGCGCTCCGGCGTCGCGTTCCACGACGGCACGCCGTTCAACGCGGACGCCGTCAAGTGGAACATCGAGCGGGTGCTGGATCCGGCGACGGGATCGGAGCACCGCACGCGCTTCGAGGGCATCATTCAGGGTGTCCGGGCCGTCGATCCACAGACGGTGCGGATCTATCTCACCCGGCCGTACCCGCCGTTGTTCTCCGAACTCACCGACCGCCCCGGCCTCATGGTCTCGCCCGCCGCGGTCAAAAAGTACGGCCGTGACTTCGGCCGCAACCCCGTCGGCACCGGGGCATTCCGGTTCGTCGAGTGGATCCAGGGCAACCGGGTCGTCGTCCAGCGGAGCGAGCAGTACTGGAATCGGCGCGCGATCCGGTCGAGCGGTATCGTTTTCACGGATTTTCCGGAGCCGGCGGTCGCCGACGCGCGCCTGCGGGGCGGGGAGCTCGACCTCGTCTGCCTCGAAGGCCTCCCGGCGGACGACGTCCTCGCGTTTCAGAAGCAGGCCGCGTACCGCGTCGTTTTGAGCCCGGCGCGCCGCTGGGAAGCGATTCAGATGAAGGTGGACGTGCCGCCGTTCGACAACCGCAATTTCCGCCAGGCGGTGATGTACGCGATCAATCGGGAGCAGATCCACGCCGTGATCTACCGCGGTCTCGGCAGGGCGACCGGCAAGTTCTTCCACGAAGGATGGTGGCAGGACCCCGCCTACAACGGGCCGGCCTACAACCCCGACCTGGCGAAGCAGCGCCTCAGGGAGTCCGGATATCTCGACCGGCCGGCGCCGCTCACGTTCTACGTGCTGTCCAGCCAGGTGCCGCTCGGCGAGATGGCGCAGGCGCAGCTCGCCGCGATCGGGATCCGCACCAACATTCGGCTCGTCTCCGAGCGTGACCAGTACCCCATGGTGCTGCGCGGGGAGATCCCGTTTACCATCCCGCAGACCTGGACGCCGCGAGTCGATCCCCACGGCCTCGCCTACATCCTGTGGCACTCCAAGGGCTACGCGAACAGCGCGCACTACCGGAACCCGCAGGTCGACAAGCTCTTGGACGATGCCTCCGCGACCTACGACAAGGCCGTCCGAACCGGACTGTACCGGCAGGCGGAGCGCTTGATCGTCGAGGACGCGTCCTACGTGTTCTACTACGCCGCGCCGGACTACGCGCTGATGCGCGGTCAGGTCCGGGGTTTTCGCTACGGCTTCGATCTGATGCCGCGCGTCGCGGAGGCCTGGGTGGAAGGCTGATGTGGCGCTACGCGGCGCGGCGGGTGCTCATCCTCATTCCGACGATGCTGGTCGTCACGCTCGGCATCTTCGTGCTGATGCGTACGGCCGTGCGGGGCGACCCGGCCCTGTACCTGATGGGGCACGAGGCCACGCTCCGGCAGGCCGCGGCCGCGCGCGCCCGGCTCGGACTCGACCGGCCGATCCTCGTGCAGTACGGGGAGTGGCTGCGGCGCCTCGGGGCGCTCGACCTCGGCCGTTCGTTTGAATATCCGATCGACGTCCGCTCGGCGCTCGCGGGACGGCTGCCGGCGACCGCGGAGCTCGCCGGGCTCGCCACGCTGTTTGCACTCGCCGTCGCGATTCCGGCCGGGATGTTCATCACCGTGGCCCGCGACAGGCCCGCCGGCCGCGCCGTGCGTGCGGTGCTGGTCGCGGGCATATGCGTGCCGAACTTCTGGCTCGGGATGCTGTTGATCTACCTGTTCGGCGTCAAGCTGCACTGGCCGGCCGACAGCGCCTACACGCCGTTCGCGCAGAACCCGGGCCGCAACCTCGCCTCGATGCTCCTGCCCGCGGTCAGCCTCGCGGCCTTCTACGGCGCCGCGTGGGCGCGCTATCTCAGCTCGGCGCTCCTCGACGTGCTGCACGGCGACTACATTCGCGTGGCGCGGGCGAAGGGACTCGTCGAGCGCACCGTGCTGTTCAAGCACGCGCTGCGCAACGCGCTGATTCCCGTCGTCACGATCGTGGGGCAGAATATCCCCTACATGCTGGCCGGCGCCGTGATCGTCGAGGTGGTGTTCAGCCTCCCGGGCGTCGGCCGGCTGTTCAGCGACGCGATCCAGTCGCGCGACTATCCTGTGGTGCAGGGCGCCGTCCTGCTCGTGACGGCGGCGGTTGTACTGAGCAGCCTCGTCGTCGACCTGACGTACGGCGTGCTCGATCCGCGTATCAAGTACGACTGAGCCGTGGCCCGCCGTCTCGCGTACCGTCTCATGAGTCCGACCGGCGCCGCCCTCGGCGCCGCCGTCGGGCTGCTACTCCTCGCGGCGTGCGCCCCGCAGCTGCTCGGCGGCTACGATCCGCTGGAGATCCAAGGCGCACAGAGCCTCCGGCCGCCCGCGTGGGATCATCTGCTCGGCACCGACCTGCTCGGCAAGGACGTGCTGACCCAGATCGTGTACGGCACCCGCACCACGCTCCTCATCGCCGCGGGCGCGGTCGCGCTGAGCCTGCTCGCCGGGACGCTGATCGGCCTCGTCTCGGGGTTCTGGGGCGGCAGCCTGCTCGACGAGTGCCTCATGCGGCTCATCGACGCGCTCTACATTTTCCCGGATCTCATCCTGGCGCTGACGATCGTCGCCATTCTCGGCCCCGAGCATCTCGAAAGCGTCGTCGTTGCGCTCGCGGTCGGGCACGTGCCCGCGTACGCGCGGTTGGTTCGCGGGCGGGTGTTGTCGCTGCGCGAGGCCGATTTCGTCGCCGCGGCACGAAGCATCGGTGCGTCCGCCCGCCGCGTCCTCGCACGCCACGTGCTGCCGCAGACGACAGATATCATCGTCGCGCGGTCGGTCGTGGGCGTCTCCGGGATCATCCTCGGGGAGTCCGCGCTCAGTTTTCTCGGTCTCGGCGTCCAGCCGCCCACGCCGAGCTGGGGCCGCATGCTGCGGGACGGCTTTCAATATCTGCCCACGGCGCCGTGGGTGGCGCTGGCGCCGGGGGCCGCCGTCTTCGCGACGGTGTTCGTCTTCAACCAGACCGGCGAGCTGATCCGGGATCTGCTGGACCCGCACGCGGCGGCGGGGCGCGTGTCCGCGCCGGCGGCGGTGAGCCGGTGAGCCTGCGCGTGGGCGTCGGCTTCCCCGGCTGCCGCGAAGGCACCGCGTATCCGGTCGGGTTCGTGCATCCCGAGGGCCTCGCGGCGGTGGCCCGGCGGGCGGAGGAGCTCGGCTACCACTCGATCTGGTCGAACGACCACCTGACGACGCCGCACGGCGTCAGCGCGACTCAGGCCGAGATCCCGAACTTCTATGAGCCGATCGTCACCTACGCCACATTCGCAAACATCACGGAGCGACTGCGGTTCATGCTCGGCGTGATCACCCTGCCGCAGCGCGACGTCGTGCTGCTGGCCAAGCAGGTTGCGACGCTCGACCGTCTGACGGGCGGCCGCGTGATGCTGGGCGTCGGGCTGGGCGCCTACCGGGAAGAGTTCGAGGCGGTGCATCCTCAATTGAAAGGCGCGCACCGCGGCACGATGGTGGAAGAAGGCGTCGAGGGGCTGCGCCGCCTGTTCGCGGATGGACGCGCGAGCTTCGCCGGCCGCTACGTGCGGTTCGAGGCGGTGGAGCTGGCGCCGAAGCCGGTCCAGCGGCCGTTTCCGATCTACATCACGGCGCACGCATCGTCCGGCCTCGAGCGGGTCGGACGGCTCGGCGATGGTCTGATCGTGGCGGCGCGCACGCCGGACCAGACGCGGCGCGAGTGGGCGGAAGTGCGCCGGGCGGCGGCCACGTGCGGCCGGGATCCCGAGGGGCTCAGCCTGCACGTTCAGACGTGGCTGGCGTTCGGCGGCACGACCCGCGAGGCTGAGGAGCGCGTGCTCCGTTCGCAGCACTTCCGCCGCATGACCGCGGGCGGCCGAGGACGCAGCGACGAGGAGCGGCTCGCGGAATTTCGGGCCGGCAACCTTTTGGGCACACCGGCGGAGGTCGCCGAGCAGGCCGCCGCATTCCGGACCGCCGGCGCGTCCCACCTCGGCATCATTCTGCTGGTCGACAGCATGGAGGAGCTGCTCGCGCACATGGAGGTATTTGCGCAGAAGGTCGTGCCGGCGATCGCGTAGGTCGCACATCGGGCGAGGGGGAGGGGACGAGTGGCGCGGATCGAGATCGTGCTGGGCGATGAGGTGTTTCACGCCACGCTGTCGGAGGCCGCGGCGCCGAAGACCGTCGGGGCGGTGCTGAAAGCGCTGCCGTTCGAGGGGCGGGCGGTGCACGCGCAGTTGAGCGGGGACATGTTCCGCATGTTCGAGCACGCACCGATCCCGGTCGAGGAGACGGAGAACAAGCAGGCGTACCAGGCGCCCGGTGAGATCGTCTACTACCCGCCGATCCAGGAGATCGCGATCGCGTACGGCGCGGCGCGGTTTCGCGGAAACGCGGGCTTTCTATACCTTACCCCGCTCGGGTTCGTCGACGAGCAGGACCTGCCGCGCCTCGCCAGGACAGCGGAGCGCCTGATGTGGGACGGCTCGAAGCGCATCCAGTTCCGGCGGGCGGAGGGCGCCGCGGCCGCGACGTCCCGGCCGGTGGAGGCGGCCGGCCGGCAGATCGAGATCGATGTCGACGGAGTCACCGTGACGGCGTCGCTGCTCGACGCGGCCGCGCCGAAGACGGCGGCGGCGCTGTGGGAGGTATTGCCGCTCACGGGCCGCGTGACGAACACGAAGTGGAGCGGTCAGATGCTGCGGTTTTGGGGCCCGGACGGCGAGCTCGGGCAGGTGCCGATCCGGCTCGAGTCGCCGGAGAACGGCCAGGAGCTGCACTGGCCCGGCTACCTCTACTATCACCCGGCGTACCGGGGCCTGCGCCTCTGCTACGGACAGGCGCAGCAGAGCGGGCCGGCCACGGTGTCCCGCCTCACGCCGCTCGCGCGGCTCAGCGGCGACTGGAGCGCGTTCCGCGCGAAGGCCGGCGCGATCATGTTCGAGGGCGCCAAGACCATGACCATCCGCCGCAAGGAGCGTTGAGCGGATGAAGAAGATCACGATAGAGCTCGGCGGGGTCCGCGCGGAAGGCGAGCTGTGGGACGACCGGGCACCGAAGACGGTGGCGGCGTTGCTGCCGCACTTGCCGATCTCCGACCGCACGATCCACGTTCGCTGGTCGGGCGCCGCCTGGCGAACCGAAAAGAACTACCCGCTCCAGGTCGGCGAGATCGAGAATCGGGCGACGTGGCTCGAACGCGGCGACATCGTCTACTACGACGCCCCGGAGTACGACTTGTTCAAGGTGGCGTTCATCTACGGCCAGAGCCAGTGGCGCGATCCGAAAGGCGAGCTGTACGTCGCGCGCATCGGCAGAGTCACCGGGAACCTCGACGCCTTCGTCCAGGCCTGCGAGCAGGTGCTGCTCCAGGGGCCGAAGACCGTCGCGATCCGGCTCGCCTGACGGGGCACCTCGCCGCGGGCGGGCCAGGGTGGAGAGGAGGAGCAGATGAAACGCCGGGAGTTTCTTCGCACCACCGCGGCCGCCGCGGCCGGCTATGCCCTGGCCGGGAGGGGCGGCCTCCGTTGGGCGCACGCCGCCGCGCCGCAGAGCGGGGGGACGCTGCGCGTCGGGTGGATTCCGAACGCGCACACGCTCGATCCGCATTACTCCGTGGACTTCGCGGAGCGGCACGTGATGTACGCGGTCTACAACAACCTGGTGGCGGTCAACCCGTCCTTCGAGATCGTGCCGGAGCTGGCCCGGTCGTGGAAGATCGAGCCAAACGGCAAGGTGATCACGTTTCAGCTGCAGCCGGGCGTCCGATTCCATGACGGCACGCCGTGCGACGCGGCGGCGGTCAAGTGGAACATGGACTTCATCCTCACCCCGACCAACAACTCGCCGATGGGCAAGCTGATCGGTCCGTTCATGGCCGGCGTCGAGGCGACCGGCCCCACCACGGTGGTCTTTCACACGAAGGAGCCGTATCCGGGACTGCTGGCTGCGCTCGCCGAGCGGCCCGGCTTCATAGTGTCGCCCGCCGCGTGGCAGAAGTACGGCCGGGATCTCGGGCGCCACCCGGTCGGCACGGGCCCGTTCGAGTTCGTCGAATGGGTCTCGGACGACCACGTCACGCTCAAGCGGTTCGCGGGCTACTGGGACAAGGGGAAGCCGTACCTCGACGGCATCGTCTACCGGGTCATTCCGGATCCGGCGGTGCGCGGGACGATGGTGCGCACCGGAGAGGTCGATACCGCCAGTTCACCGGACCCCAAGGATATCCCGGGCCTCGAGCACGCTCCGAACGTGAAGGTCATCACGGCGAACCCGTCCGGCCACTGGTGGGCGACTCAGTGGCGCGTGGACCGGCCGCCGTTCAACAACAAGGCGCTCCGCCAGGCCATCGCCTACGGCATCGACCGTGAGGAGTTCGTCAAAGTGATGCTGGGCGGCCGCGGCACCGTCGCGAAGGGCCCCACGCCGTCCAACGTCTGGTGGTACAACGACGGCGTCAAGGGCTACACGTACGATCCGGCCAAGGCGAAGAGCCTGCTCGCCGAAGCCGGGCACGGAGGCGGGTTTTCCGCGGAGTTTGCCACCGACAACACCCCGCTCGGACTCCAGTTCGCCGAACTGCTGCAGCAGCAGCTCAAGAAGATCAACGTCAATATCACGATCAACCCGGTCAATCCGTCCGACATGTACCAGCAGGTGCTGGCCGCGAAGCTGAACTGGGCGAGGACGGACTGGACGCTGCGCGGCGATCCCGACGGGCTGCTGCGCATCCTCTTCTACACCGGCAACTTTGCCAATTCCACCGGGTACTCGGGCGTGGACCGGCTGCTGCGGGACGCCAGTTCCACCTACGACCGGGCGATCCGGAAGAAGGTCTACGGCGAGATCGAGCAGACCGTGATCAACGACGCGCCGTACGTTTGGTTCTTCTACGTGCCGGAATACGCGCCGACCCGGACCCAGGTCCAGAACTTCGCCTGGATTCCGGACTCCGTGCCGCGCTACCGGGACCTGTGGATCGCCAAGTGACGTGGGCGACGCCGTCGCGTCCCGACGGCTAGTCCCGCGCCGGTGGGACTGACCGGCCGTGGCGCGCTACATCGTCCAGCGCCTGCTCGCCATCATCCCGATGGCCGTGCTGCTGACGGCCGCCGTCTTTGCGCTGGTGCACGTCTTTCTGGGCGACCCGGTGGTCCTGATGCTCGGGCGGGAAGCGGATCTCGACACGGCGCAGCGGCTGCGCCACGAGCTGGGGCTCGACCGGCCGCTCTACGTTCAGTACGCGGACTGGCTGACCGGGGCCGCGCGCGGGGACCTCGGCCGTTCCCTGCGCGACCGGGTGCCGGTGGCCCGCGCCCTCGAGGAACGCCTCGGGGTCACCGGGGAGCTGACGCTGCTCGCCATGGCGGCGGCGCTCGCCGTCGCGCTGCTGCTCGGCACCGCGGCGGCCGTCCACGCCGGGAGCGCCCTGGATCTCGCGGTCTCCGGGTTCTGCATCGCCGGCGTGACGCTGCCCAACTTCCTCGTCGGGATCATCCTCATCTTTTTCTTCGCTCTGACGCTCCGATGGCTGCCGAGCGGCGGCTACGCGCCGCTGCTCGCGCAGCCCCTCGAAAACCTGCGGCTCATGATCCTGCCGACGGCGACGCTGAGCCTCGCGTACATCGGGTTCCTGAGCCTCGTGCTGAAGTCGAGCCTCAAGGTCGCCCTCCGGGCGCCGTACGTGCAGACGGGGCGGGCGAAAGGCATCACCGAGCGGCGGGTGCTCGTGCGGCACGTCCTGCGCAACTCGTTGATCCCGCTGCTGAGCGTGCTCGGCGTCGAGGTGGGCCGGCTGTTTGGCGGCGCGGTGATCACAGAGACGATCTTCGCGCTGCCGGGCGTCGGGCGCCTTCTGGTCGACTCGATCCTCGGCCGCGACTTCCCCGTCATCCAGGCCGTCGTGGCGCTGCTCACGTTCGGGGTGCTCGTTGTGAACCTCTGCGTCGATCTCGCCTACGGATGGCTCGATCCGCGGGTGACCTACGAGTGAGCTCGAACACGGCGGGCCGGCCGCCGCGGACGGTCTTGCCGTGGCATACACCGATTCCCCGGTAGCGCTGCCTCGCGGACGCCCCTCGACGGTCCCCGTGGGGCGGCTCATGACGCGAACGCGTCGGGTGCTCCGGAACCGCCCGCTCGTCGCGGGCGTCTGTCTGGCGGGCGCCGCCGTCGCGATGGCGCTGCTCGCGCCGTGGCTCGCGCCATACGATCCGCTCGCCTATCACCCCGACCACACGCTCGAGGGCCCAAGCCGCGCGTTCCTGCTCGGCACCGACAATCTCGGACGGGACATTCTGAGCGAGGACATCTACGGCGCCCGGATCTCGCTCGTGGTGGGCTCGGCGGCGGTGGTGCTCGGGCTCGCCGGCGGCGTGCCGTGGGGGCTCGTGAGCGGTTTTCTCGGCGGGCGCCTCGACTACGGGCTGATGCGGTTGGCCGACGTCGCGCTCGTCTTTCCGTCGCTCGTGCTCGCGCTCGTGATCCGCGCGTTCCTCGGCTCGAGCCTCCTCAACGTCATCGTCGCGCTCGGGGTCACGATCACGCCGGGGCTCGCGCGGGTCACGCGGGGCGAGGTGCTGAGCATCCGGTCCCGCGACTTCGTCGTCGCGGCCGTGGCCGTCGGCGCCAGCACCCCGCGGATCTTGCTCCGCCATATCATCCCCAACATCCTCGACCTCATCGTGGTCCTCGGCACGGCGGGGATGGGCGGCGCGATCTTGACCGAGGCGAGCCTGTCGTTCCTCGGGTTCGGCACGCCGCCGCCGGCCCCGAGCTGGGGGCGCATGCTGCGCGAGGGCTACGCGTATCTCCTGATCACGCCCTGGATCTCGGTCAGCGCCGGCGTCGCGATCTTCATCGCGGTGCTGGGGTTCTACCTCGCCGGCGAGGGCGCGCGGCGGCTGCTGCACCGCGAGCGGGTCTGAGGGAAGCGGCGCGGTAGCTGGCGAAACGAGACGGCAAGAGGCACCGCCGCCGGCGGACGTCACCGCCGGCGGCCGCGGTCTGAGTCCGGAGGTCCGGTATGCGCATCGCGTTGTGCCAGCTCGTCGCGTCCCCGAACAAGTCCGACAATCTCGAGGCGGCGGTCCAGGCGCTGCGGGAGGCCGGACGCCGCGGCGCCGACGTGGCGCTGCTCCCGGAAGTCTACATGGCGTTTGTGCACCCGAAGGGCCCCGCGAAGCCCGCCGAGATCGCGGAGCCCGTGGACGGACCGTTCGTCTCGAGCTTGGCCGCGGAGGCGCGCGCACAGCACCTCTACGTCGGCTGCGGGCTCTGGGAGGCGGCGCCGGGGGAGCGCGTCCGGGCGTTCAACACCACGGTGCTGATCGGCCCCGACGGACGGGTGGTGCTCGCGTACCGCAAGACGCACCTCTACGACGCGTTTGCGTTCCGGGAGTCGGACCTCATCGTGGCGGGGGACGAGCCGCCCGACGTGATTCGCACCCCGCTCGGCACGTTCGGCCTGCTGGTGTGCTACGAGCTGAGGTTCCCGGAGCTCGCCCGCCGCCTGGCCCTCGCCGGCGCAGACGTGCTGCTCCTGCCGGCGGCGTGGATCGCCGGCCCGCTGAAGGAAGCGCACTGGGCGACGCTGCTGCAGGCGCGGGCGATCGAGAACACGATCTTCGTCGCGGCCGCCAACCAGACCGGAAACGTCAGCACCGGCCGCAGCGTTCTCGTCGATCCGATGGGCGTGTCGATCGTCGACGCCGGGGAGGAACCCGGCGTCTACACCGGCGACGTCGATCTCGCGCGCATCGCGCGGGTCCGCGAGAAGCTGCCGCTGCTGCAGCAGCGCCGCGACGCGCTGTACACGCCGCCCGCGGTGGGAGCCCGCCGGTAGTCCGTCTCGGTCTGTCGGTCCGCGCCGGCGAGCGGCGCGACGAGGAACTGGCGCTCGCCCGCCGGCTCGGCTACGACGCCGTCGAGATCAGTATGGACGGGACCGGCATGGTGTTCGGCGGCCGCCTCCACGCCGATCGCCTGCGCGACGCGTTGCGCGCCTTCGCCGCGCACCCCTTCAGCTACTCGGTGCACAGCCCCAGCAGCCTCGACCTGCGCGATCGCCGCAACCGGGAGGCGCAGCTGGACCTCGCGCGCGCGACGCTGCGCTTCAGCCGGGAGGTCGGAGCCCGCGTGCTGGTGATCCACTTCGAACAGCAGAGTCCCGATCGGGAGGACGAAGCCGCGTTCACCGAAGCGATCCTTCGCCTCTCCGACGAGGCCGGCGGCGTGCTGCTCGGCGTCGAGAATATCGAGGTCGAGCGGGTCGAGCCCGTGGTCGAGCGCGTTCGCCAGATCGCCCGGCCGAATGTGATCATGACCCTCGATGTGGGGCACGCCGCCCTCGCCGCGGCCCAGTTCCGCTTCGACCTGATGGACGCGGTCCGGACGGCGCTGCCGGCGGTCGGGCACGTGCACGTCAACGACAACTTCGGACGCTACGATCCGCTGCGTCTCGAGAACTTCACGCTGTACCGAACGCAAACGCCGGCCGATACGTTTCCCTTAGGGAAGGGCGACCTGCACCTGCCGGTCGGTTGGGGGGCCCTGCCGCTGGACCGCGTCTTCGGCCTCCTGCGCGGGTACCGGGGGACGGTGATTCACGAGTACCGTCACGCGCTGTTCCCGGACACGGCCGCGGCGGACTACGGCCGCGTCCGCGCCCTCGTCGACACGCTGGACGGCGGACCGCGGGACGCGCATGCTGGCGGTGGATGACGAAGAGGGTGCCGGTGACGGAGCCCGAATTGGGGGATTCCACGGCACACCAGATCCGGACAGGGGGGTGGGTGTTTGTGAGACGGTATAGCAGGCTGCGCGGGTCGGCGCCGGTGGTGCTGGCGCTGCTGGCCGCGGTCCTACTGATCCCGACGTCGGTGCCGCGGAGCGCCGGGGCCGCGGGTCAGGTCACGCTGAACGTCTACATCAACGGCGACACGAACATCTTCGATCTCTGGAACAAGTCGCTGCTGCCGGCGTTCACCAAGCGCTACCCGCAGTACCGGACCAACATGGTGGCGCTGCTGCACGGCAACGGCGGGCAGGGCGTGCTCGACAAGCTGATCGCCGCCAAGCGCGCCGGCCGCACGACGGACGTCGACCTGTGGGAGACCGAGCCCTCGATCGTCGAGCAGGGCATCCCGGAGGGCCTCTGGGTCAAGCTGACGGACAAGCTGGTCGCGAACCTCGCCAAGATTCCCCCCGAGAAGATCGCCGCGACGCAGGGGTACGGCGCGCCGTACCGCGGGTCGTCGGTCGTGATCGGCTACAACAGCGCGTTCGTGAAGAACCCGCCCAAGACGTTCGACGACCTGGTGGCCTGGATCAAGGCCAACCCCGGCAAGTTCACCTATTGCGATCCCAACACCGGCGGCTCCGGCCAGGCGTTCGTCTCCGCGGCGATCTACAAGTTTGTGAACCCGGAGAAGTTCGCGGGCAGCGCCTACGACCCGAAGGAAGAGAGCGCGTGGGAGCCGGCGTGGAAGCTGCTGCGCGATCTGCAGCCGGCGATGTACAATAACGGATTCCACCCGAACGGCAACGTGGCCGTGCTGCAGCTGCTCGGCCAGCAGAACATCTACATGGCGTCGGTGTGGTCGGACATGGGCCTCGACTTCTACAAGCGCGGTCTCGTGCCCAAGACCGTGAAGTACGAGCAGATCACGCCGCCGCTCTTCGGCGGCGACTCGACCGTAACGCTGCCGTCGTTCTCCGCCCACCTCGAGGGCGCGCTCACGCTGCTCAACTGGCTGCTCACGCCGGAGGCGCAGGAACTCGTCATCCGGGACGTCTCCGGGTACCCGGGCGTCGACTGGAAGTACATGCCCGAGTCGGTGCGCCGGCAGTTCGCCGACGTGGCGAAGCCCTACTCGCCGCTGCCGAACGCGAAGTACCTCGCCGACATCAAGCGGCTGTGGCACGATCGGGTGGCGGCCGGACAGTAGCCCGTCCACCGGCATGAACGAAGTGGTCTCGGCGCCGCGGCCGCGCCGCGGCGCGGGAGTGCGGCGGGGAGCACTGGGGCTCGCCCTGGTGCTCCCGCCGCTGCTTGTGCTCGCCTTTCTCGTCGCCCTGCCGGCGGTGACGGCGGTCATCGAGACGCTCACCCCGGCCGGAGGCGGCGGTCCCACGCTCGCGAACTACGCCCGCGTCCTGGCCGTGCGCACGCTGCGCGCGGACATCGTCTTTTCGATCGGCATCACGCTGCTCTCGGTCGCCGTCGTCTTCGCGCTCAGCTATCCGCTCGCGCTGTACCTCCGCTTCTCCCGCGGCCGCGCCGCGCGGGTGCTCGGCGTCCTGTTCGTCGTGCCGCTGTTCGTGCCGGTGGTCATCGCCTCGTTCGCCATGATCACGTTTCTCGTCAACCACGGCCTGGTCTCGACGCTCCTGTACCAGGTCGGGGTGCGGGCGTTCCCGCGCCTCGTCTACAACGGGACCGGCATCATGCTGACCCAGGTGTGGGTCAACATCCCATTCGCGGTGCTGATCCTCGGCGCGGGGCTCCAGGCGATCGACGACGCCCTCATCGACGGCGCGCGCGACGTGGGCGCCGGTCCGCTGCGCACCTTTCTGGCGATCATCCTGCCGCTCAACGCCGTGCCGACGATGATCGCGCTGACCCTGCTGTTCATCGGCGTGTTCGGCTCGTTCACGATCCCGTACCTCGTCGGCGGCAACGCGCCGGCGATGCTCGGCGTGACGATGACGAACTATCTGACCCAGTACCTGCAGCGCACCGAGGCGGTCACGATCGCCGTCCTGGCCTTCGTGATCGCCTCGGTGGTCGGGGCCGTGTACGTGGCGAGCGTGAGCCGCCGGGAGCGAGGGGCGGTCTGATGCCGTGGCCGTGGGCCGCGGGGGTGCTGCGCCGCGCCGTCGGCACGGCGGCGCTGCTGGCGCTCGCGTCGTTTATCCTCGGACCGCTGCTCACGCTGCTGGTCTGGGCGTTCGCCGGCACGTGGCTGTTCCCGAATCTGCTGCCGGAGTTTTCGCTGCGGTGGTGGGCGTTCGTGCTCGGCAACGCCGACGTCGGCAAGGCGATCCGCATGAGCCTGATGAGCGCACCGCTCGCGACGGTCATCTCGGCCGTGATCTGCATTCC
This genomic window contains:
- a CDS encoding ABC transporter substrate-binding protein gives rise to the protein GAAARRPAAAQAPGVLRIARGADARSLDPHVNARLYDRMVLYTLYEPLLDADAQGNFFPVLAKSWDVGSTGLVITFHLRSGVAFHDGTPFNADAVKWNIERVLDPATGSEHRTRFEGIIQGVRAVDPQTVRIYLTRPYPPLFSELTDRPGLMVSPAAVKKYGRDFGRNPVGTGAFRFVEWIQGNRVVVQRSEQYWNRRAIRSSGIVFTDFPEPAVADARLRGGELDLVCLEGLPADDVLAFQKQAAYRVVLSPARRWEAIQMKVDVPPFDNRNFRQAVMYAINREQIHAVIYRGLGRATGKFFHEGWWQDPAYNGPAYNPDLAKQRLRESGYLDRPAPLTFYVLSSQVPLGEMAQAQLAAIGIRTNIRLVSERDQYPMVLRGEIPFTIPQTWTPRVDPHGLAYILWHSKGYANSAHYRNPQVDKLLDDASATYDKAVRTGLYRQAERLIVEDASYVFYYAAPDYALMRGQVRGFRYGFDLMPRVAEAWVEG
- a CDS encoding ABC transporter permease, translating into MWRYAARRVLILIPTMLVVTLGIFVLMRTAVRGDPALYLMGHEATLRQAAAARARLGLDRPILVQYGEWLRRLGALDLGRSFEYPIDVRSALAGRLPATAELAGLATLFALAVAIPAGMFITVARDRPAGRAVRAVLVAGICVPNFWLGMLLIYLFGVKLHWPADSAYTPFAQNPGRNLASMLLPAVSLAAFYGAAWARYLSSALLDVLHGDYIRVARAKGLVERTVLFKHALRNALIPVVTIVGQNIPYMLAGAVIVEVVFSLPGVGRLFSDAIQSRDYPVVQGAVLLVTAAVVLSSLVVDLTYGVLDPRIKYD
- a CDS encoding ABC transporter permease, yielding MARRLAYRLMSPTGAALGAAVGLLLLAACAPQLLGGYDPLEIQGAQSLRPPAWDHLLGTDLLGKDVLTQIVYGTRTTLLIAAGAVALSLLAGTLIGLVSGFWGGSLLDECLMRLIDALYIFPDLILALTIVAILGPEHLESVVVALAVGHVPAYARLVRGRVLSLREADFVAAARSIGASARRVLARHVLPQTTDIIVARSVVGVSGIILGESALSFLGLGVQPPTPSWGRMLRDGFQYLPTAPWVALAPGAAVFATVFVFNQTGELIRDLLDPHAAAGRVSAPAAVSR
- a CDS encoding TIGR03619 family F420-dependent LLM class oxidoreductase — encoded protein: MSLRVGVGFPGCREGTAYPVGFVHPEGLAAVARRAEELGYHSIWSNDHLTTPHGVSATQAEIPNFYEPIVTYATFANITERLRFMLGVITLPQRDVVLLAKQVATLDRLTGGRVMLGVGLGAYREEFEAVHPQLKGAHRGTMVEEGVEGLRRLFADGRASFAGRYVRFEAVELAPKPVQRPFPIYITAHASSGLERVGRLGDGLIVAARTPDQTRREWAEVRRAAATCGRDPEGLSLHVQTWLAFGGTTREAEERVLRSQHFRRMTAGGRGRSDEERLAEFRAGNLLGTPAEVAEQAAAFRTAGASHLGIILLVDSMEELLAHMEVFAQKVVPAIA
- a CDS encoding DUF3830 family protein, with the translated sequence MARIEIVLGDEVFHATLSEAAAPKTVGAVLKALPFEGRAVHAQLSGDMFRMFEHAPIPVEETENKQAYQAPGEIVYYPPIQEIAIAYGAARFRGNAGFLYLTPLGFVDEQDLPRLARTAERLMWDGSKRIQFRRAEGAAAATSRPVEAAGRQIEIDVDGVTVTASLLDAAAPKTAAALWEVLPLTGRVTNTKWSGQMLRFWGPDGELGQVPIRLESPENGQELHWPGYLYYHPAYRGLRLCYGQAQQSGPATVSRLTPLARLSGDWSAFRAKAGAIMFEGAKTMTIRRKER
- a CDS encoding DUF3830 family protein, which produces MKKITIELGGVRAEGELWDDRAPKTVAALLPHLPISDRTIHVRWSGAAWRTEKNYPLQVGEIENRATWLERGDIVYYDAPEYDLFKVAFIYGQSQWRDPKGELYVARIGRVTGNLDAFVQACEQVLLQGPKTVAIRLA
- a CDS encoding ABC transporter substrate-binding protein — translated: MKRREFLRTTAAAAAGYALAGRGGLRWAHAAAPQSGGTLRVGWIPNAHTLDPHYSVDFAERHVMYAVYNNLVAVNPSFEIVPELARSWKIEPNGKVITFQLQPGVRFHDGTPCDAAAVKWNMDFILTPTNNSPMGKLIGPFMAGVEATGPTTVVFHTKEPYPGLLAALAERPGFIVSPAAWQKYGRDLGRHPVGTGPFEFVEWVSDDHVTLKRFAGYWDKGKPYLDGIVYRVIPDPAVRGTMVRTGEVDTASSPDPKDIPGLEHAPNVKVITANPSGHWWATQWRVDRPPFNNKALRQAIAYGIDREEFVKVMLGGRGTVAKGPTPSNVWWYNDGVKGYTYDPAKAKSLLAEAGHGGGFSAEFATDNTPLGLQFAELLQQQLKKINVNITINPVNPSDMYQQVLAAKLNWARTDWTLRGDPDGLLRILFYTGNFANSTGYSGVDRLLRDASSTYDRAIRKKVYGEIEQTVINDAPYVWFFYVPEYAPTRTQVQNFAWIPDSVPRYRDLWIAK